A genomic region of Brachionichthys hirsutus isolate HB-005 unplaced genomic scaffold, CSIRO-AGI_Bhir_v1 contig_1447, whole genome shotgun sequence contains the following coding sequences:
- the LOC137916512 gene encoding caspase recruitment domain-containing protein 19-like, translating into MRARLPLIYKVIFFLFKRTDSFHDHLREDSGFLGADPRLDTELLDKVILQLNRIYPQILSDAEATKFRNLDVPTSVRVGELLVHLQGEGEEACREFYRALHLHVEEVYYSLPTRLRLRDNIDPLKYRHLYHQKYVMNDKGPLFFLGCFSIAVGMALIYYYSENKLTGGSRALGMAALGLKRKAQELLIRYTDESLLNKG; encoded by the exons ATGCGCGCAAGACTCCCGTTGATATACAAAGTGATCTTCTTTCTGTTCAAACGCACAGACAGCTTCCACGATCACCTCCGGGAGGACAGCGGCTTCCTCGGAGCGGACCCGAGGCTGGACACCGAGCTGCTGGACAAAGTGATCCTGCAGCTCAACAGGATCTACCCGCAGATCCTCTCGGACGCGGAGGCCACTAAA TTCCGAAATCTGGATGTGCCTACCAGCGTTCGGGTCGGTGAGCTCTTGGTGCACCTGCagggggaaggagaggaagcgTGCAGGGAGTTTTACAGAGCTCTCCACCTGCACGTAGAAGAGGTATACTACAGTTTGCCCACACGGCTCCGCCTCAGAG ACAACATAGATCCACTCAAATACCGACATCTCTACCATCAGAAATATGTTATGAATGACAAAG GGCCACTCTTCTTTCTGGGCTGCTTCAGCATCGCAGTGGGGATGGCTCTAATCTATTACTACAGCG AGAATAAACTGACGGGTGGAAGCCGTGCCCTCGGAATGGCTGCCCTGGGTTTGAAAAGAAAAGCTCAGGAGCTCCTCATCCGGTACACGGACGAAAGTCTCCTCAATAAGGGGTGA
- the LOC137916511 gene encoding ninjurin-1-like translates to MASENLEMNGDADRNGDAEVSLQGRSGRQDRPLNMNHYANKKSAAESMLDVALLMANASQLKVVLEQGTAISFYVPLVTLISVSLILQIMVGTLLIFIVKWDLNDQSKHYKLNIMENISTAFVFIIVVVNVFITAFGVQRPNSN, encoded by the exons ATGGCATCGGAAAACTTGGAAATGAACGGTGATGCCGACCGAAACGGCGACGCGGAG GTCTCACTGCAGGGCCGCTCGGGGAGGCAGGACAGACCTCTGAACATGAACCACTACGCGAATAAGAAGAGCGccgcagagagcatgctggatGTCGCCCTGCTGATGGCAAACGCCTCGCAGCTGAAGGTGGTGCTGGAGCAAGGAACGGCGATCTCCTTCTACGTGCCCCTCGTCACTCTGATTAGCGTCTCCCTCATCCTGCAGATAATGGTGGGAACGCTGCTCATCTTCATAG ttaaGTGGGACCTGAACGATCAAAGCAAACACTACAAGCTGAATATCATGGAGAACATCAGCACGGCCTTCGTCTTCATCATAGTCGTGGTCAATGTCTTCATCACGGCCTTTGGCGTCCAGCGGCCCAACTCAAACTAA